The genomic interval GAAAGAGCGCGCTTTAGAAACTTTACGTTACATGAATGTTGAACTTCAAAAGTTAGAATTGAAGAATGATATTCAGTCAAAAGTACGTTTTGATTTAGATCAGCAGCAAAGAGAATATTTCCTTCAACAGCAAATGAAAACCATTCAAGAAGAATTGGGTGGCGTTTCGCAGGAAGAAGAAATGGACGAAATGGGATTGAAAGCGAAAACCAAAAAATGGGACGAAAAAACGCAGAAACATTTCGAGAAAGAATTATCTAAAATGCGCCGTATGAATCCGCAATCTCCCGATTTTGGAATTCAGCGTAACTATTTAGAGCTATTTTTAGAATTGCCTTGGGGCGAATATTCTAAAGATAAATTCGATTTAAAATTTGCACAAAAAGTTTTAGATAAAGATCACTTTGGTCTTGATGAAGTTAAGAAAAGAATGATTGAGCATTTGGCAGTTTTGAAATTGCGAAATGACATGAAATCGCCAATTATATGTTTAACAGGACCTCCAGGAGTTGGAAAAACTTCAATTGGTCGCTCTGTTGCAGAAGCTTTAGGACGTGAATATGTACGTATTTCACTTGGTGGTTTACGTGACGAAGCAGAAATTCGCGGACATAGAAAGACATATATCGGAGCTATGCCAGGAAGAATTATTCAAAGTTTGAAAAAAGCTGGAACTTCAAATCCAGTTTTCATTTTAGACGAAATTGATAAATTATCAAGCGGAAACAGTGGTGATCCTTCTTCTGCTTTATTGGAAGTTTTAGATCCGGAACAAAACAATGCTTTTTATGATAATTTCCTTGAAATGGGATATGACTTATCTAAAGTAATGTTTATTGCGACTTCTAACAATATGGCAGCAATTCAGCCAGCATTACGCGATAGAATGGAAGTGATTAAAATGTCTGGTTATACAATTGAAGAAAAAGTAGAAATTGCCAAAAGACATTTGTTTCCAAAACAGTTAGAAGCACACGGTTTAACAGCAAAAGATTTAACAATTGGTAAAAAACAATTAGAAAAAATCGTTGAAGGTTATACAAGAGAATCTGGAGTTCGTAACTTAGAAACTAAAATTGCTCAGGTAATTAGAAATGCAGCAAAATCTGTTGCAATGGAAGAAGAATACAATAAAAAAGTTACCGATGATGATATCGTAACTATTTTAGGAGTTCCAAGATTAGAGCGTGATAAGTATGAAAACAACGATGTTGCAGGTGTTGTTACAGGTTTAGCTTGGACGAGCGTTGGCGGAGATATCTTGTTTATCGAATCTTTAATTTCTGAAGGAAAAGGCGCTTTGACAATTACAGGAAATCTTGGAACTGTAATGAAAGAGTCGGCGACAATTGCTTTAGAATACATTAAAGCAAATGCTAAGAAATTAGGTTTGAAAACTGAGATTTTCCAAAAATATAATATTCACTTGCACGTTCCAGAAGGAGCAACTCCAAAAGATGGACCAAGTGCTGGTATTGCAATGTTGACTTCTTTGGTTTCTCTTTTAACTCAGAAGAAAGTTAAGAAAAGTATTGCTATGACAGGAGAGATTACACTTCGTGGAAAAGTATTGCCAGTTGGTGGAATTAAAGAAAAAATCTTAGCAGCAAAAAGAGCTAACATTAAAGAAATTATTTTATGTCACGAAAATAAAAGTGATATTGATGAAATAAAAGCAGAATATTTAGAAGGTTTAACTTTTCACTATGTGAAAGAAATGAGCGAAGTCTTAGCTTTGGCTTTAACAGACCAAAATGTAAAAAATGCCAAAGAACTTAAATAAACTTTTTAATTTATAAATTATTTGAAAATCCAAATTCCAATTTAATCGGAATTTGGATTTTTTTGTTCTGAAATTTTTATTATCGGTTTGCATTTAGCTATAAAATTTAATTTTTAAGTTATATAATTTTATATTTGTAGTTGCGTTATTCCCATATAGGAACGCCAAAGCCAAAAATGCCAAAACCAGTCGTTTTATTTTTTATGATTTTACTTTGTTCGGTTTGCTTCGGACAAGTGGGAGGGCGCTACACATACCAGTTTCTAAATTTAACTACTTCACCAAGACAAGCGGCATTAGGAGGAGATATTATTACGATATACGACGAAGATGTTAATCAAGCTATGTCTAATCCGGCGCTAATAAATCCTGACATGGATAATCATTTAGCATTAAATTATGGTAGTTACTATGGCGAAGCTTCTTACGGAACTGCTTCATACGCTTATACTTATGATAGACACGTGCAGACTTTTTATGCAGGCATTAGCTATGTAAACTATGGCTCGTTTGAAGGTTATGATGAAAACGGGCAATCGACTTCTAGTTTTACAGGAAGTGAAGGAGCGCTAACCGTAGGATATGCGTACAACGTTCCTTATACAGATCTTTATATTGGTGCCAATGCAAAGTTAATTACTTCGTCTTTAGAAAATTATAATTCTATAGGTGGCGCCGTTGATTTAGGCCTTTTGTATTTAATCGAAGAAAGTAAATTAAATTTAGGTTTTGTAGTTCGTAATATTGGTACACAGTTTACGACTTATTCAGGAATTAAAGAAAATTTACCATTTGAGATTGTTGCTGGAATTTCGCAAGAATTAGAGCATGTTCCAATTCGTTGGCATCTTTCTTTAGAAAATCTTCAACAATGGAATATTTCTTTCTCGAATCCTGTTCGTGGAGAAACGAATATCGACGGATCAACAAATCCTGAAAAAGTTTCTTTTTTTAATAATGCATTGCGACATGTGGCTTTTGGTGTTGAGATTTTTCCTCAAAGAGCCTTTAATTTCCGCGTTGGTTACAATTTTAGAAGAGGAGAAGAATTGAGAGTTGAAGAACAACGTAACTTTTCTGGAGTTTCGCTTGGTTTTGGATTGAAAATAAATAAGCTGAAATTCAATTATTCCTACTCTAGATATACCTTGGCAGCAAATACAAGTCTTTTTGGTTTGATTTTAAATTTTCAATAATTAAACAAAAACTTTTCTGAGTAAAATTATAAATGAAGAAAATACTTTTTATAGTTTTTTTGCTTGCGGCGGTATTTACTGCTTATCTTTTTATATCTGACAAAAAAGATTTTTCGTCTGCTTCTGAACCAGAAACAGACAAAAGAATTGAATATCAAGTTTCTGAAGTTAGAAAATTCTTGAAAAGCAATTCAAAGTACAATGATAGAGTTGTATTTTTTATCGATATGAAAATACCTTCTGGAAAGAATAGATTTTTTGTTTATGATTTAAAAGAAAATAAAATTATAGACAAAGGGCTAGTTGCTCACGGTTCTGGTTCAGAAACAGGAATAAAAGGGAGGCTAAAATTTAGTAATGTTCCCAATTCATTAAGTACTTCACTTGGAAAATATTACATCGGAAACCACTATAACGGAAAATTTGGAAAAGCTTATAAATTGTATGGTTTAGATAAAAGTAACAGCAATGCTTTTAAAAGAGATATAGTTTTTCATTACTATTATGATGTTCCATATAAAGAGAAAGATGGTTACATTTGCAATAGTTATGGTTGTCCTATGGTAAATAAAAAGTATTTCCAGAGAATGGCAAAAATAATTGATAGTTCTGAATCGGATATTTTAATGAATATCTATTATTGAGATTAAATCGGTTTTAAGAGAATAAAAATAAAAACAAAAAAATTGAGAAAAATTACCATTGCCATCGACGGATTTTCATCTACAGGAAAAAGCACATTGGCTAAACAATTAGCAAAAGAACTTGAGTATGTTTATGTAGATACAGGCGCTATGTATCGTGCAGTAGCGTATTTTGCTATGCAACATAATTTGATAAGTGCTGACTTTTTTAAGAAAGAAGCTTTGATTGAGGCGTTAGTTGATATTAAACTTGAGTTTAGATATAATGCTGCTTTAGGTTTTGCAGAAATGTATTTAAATGGTGAAAATGTAGAGAAGCAAATAAGAACTATCGAAGTTTCTAATTTTGTCAGCAAAGTCGCAGCAGTTTCTGAAGTTCGAACAAAATTAGTAGAACAACAGCAGGAAATGGGAACTAATAAAGCAATTGTGATGGATGGAAGAGATATTGGAACTGTAGTTTTTCCAAATGCTGAACTTAAAATTTTTATGACAGCAAGTGCCGAAACTCGCGCTCAAAGACGTTTTGATGAGTTACAACAAAAGGGTGATAACGTGACCTATGAAGAAGTTTTGAAAAATGTAGTGGATCGTGACCATATGGATACACACCGTGAAGATTCTCCTTTGGTTATTGCCGATGATGCAATTGAAATAGATAATTCTTACTTAAATAAAGAAGAGCAATTTGCCGCTGTTTTAGAATTAGTAAATGATATTGTTAAATTGGATTAATTCTTTGTAGATATTATTTTTAATGCTAGTTTTACCGCTTCATTTTTACTAAAAAGACAATTTTATCTTATGGGGATTAAAAACAGATTGATTTTAATGAGCTTTCTTCAATTTTTTGTTTGGGGAGCATGGCTTATAACAATTGGAAATTATTGGTTTGGGACGAAAAATTGGGAAGGAACTCAATTTGGTCTTGTTTTTGGAACCATGGGAATCGCTTCTCTTTTTATGCCTACACTTACTGGTATTATTGCCGATAGATGGGTAAATGCTGAAAAGCTTTACGGAATTCTTCATATTTTATATGCAGTAGTTTTATTTGGAATTGCGCAAGTTACAACGCCAGATACTTTTATTATTGTAATGCTTTTAGCGATGTGCTGTTATATGCCAACAATTGCTTTAAGTAATTCTATATCTTATACTTCGCTTAAATTAAACAATAAAAATATTGTAAAAGATTTTCCGCCAATTCGTGTGTGGGGAACAATCGGTTTTATTGTGGCGATGTGGATTACCAATCTAAGCGGAAGTAAAGCAACTGAATATCAGTTTTATATTGCTGGAATCGGTGCTTTAATTCTTGGAATTTATGCATTTACATTGCCAAAATGTGAACCACAACGTTTAATTAAAGAAAACGCAACTTGGATTGAAACTTTTGGTTTAGAGTCGTTTAAATTATTTGCTAATTATAAAATGGCATTGTTCTTTGTTTTTTCTATGTTTTTAGGAGGAGCACTTCAATTGACAAATGCTTATGGAGATGTATTTTTAGATGAATTTAAACATTTTCCAAAATATGCAGATTCGTTTGTAATAAAATATTCGACAATTATTATGTCGATTTCTCAGGTTTCGGAAACCTTATTTATTTTAGCAATTCCATTTTTCTTAAGACGTTTTGGAATCAAACAAGTTATGCTTATCAGTATGTTGGCTTGGGTTCTTCGTTTCGGATTATTTGCTTTTGGAGATCCAGTAAATGGTTTATGGATGATTATCTTGTCTTGTATTGTTTACGGAATGGCATTTGATTTCTTTAATATTTCCGGTTCTTTATTCGTAGAAAGCAATACAGATTCTAAAATTCGTTCTTCTGCGCAAGGTTTATTTATGATGATGACCAATGGAGTAGGAGCGGTTTTAGGAAGTTTGACTTCTGGATGGGCAATCGATCGTTTCTTTACAAAATCTTTTGCAAATACAACTGAGTTAGCCGGATTTTTACAAACAGACACAACAAATTCTAAAATGTTAGAATTTGTAAAAAGTCAAGGAAATTCAGTTTCTACAGATGGAATTTTTACTAATCCGATATTAATGAAAGACTGGCATACGATCTGGCTGTCTTTTGCTGCTTATGCTTTGGTAATTGCTATTGCTTTTGCTGTCTTGTTTAAACATAAACATGATCCGAAGGAAATTGAGAGTTTGAGTCATTAAAATAATATTTGATCTTTTTCGACGTTAGGAGGTTGAACAAGTAAAATAAACTAAAATTTAAAATACCACAAAGTTTCTATTTATGGAAACTTTGTGGTATTTTTGTTATGTATAAATTGAATGAAATATTTTGAAACTAAATTTTTAGAAGAGGCAAGAGAATTTATATTAAAATTGGATATAAAGATTAGCGAGAAAATTTTATATAATATTGATTTAGCTGAAAAGAAGCAAGATCCTAGGTTGTTTAAGAAGCTTAATGATAACATTTGGGAATTTAGAATTAGGTATGCGAGAATTCAAATTCGACTTTTAGCATTTTGGGATAAAACCAATAACAAGAAAACTTTGGTTATTGCAACTCATGGTTTTATAAAAAAGGTTGATAAAGTGGCTGGAAGTGAAATTGAAAAAGCTAATAGAATTAGAATGAAATATTTTGAAAATAAAATAGATTAGTTATGGCAAAGAAAGAAATAAAGATGTATTCGCTTTCTGAAATGAAAGATGAAGTTATTGGGAAAATTGGAACTCCTGAAAGAGATAAATATGAATATGAACTTAATATGGAGTTATTAGGAAGAATGATTAAAACTGCTAGAAAAGAAAGAAATCTTACACAGGAACAATTAGGAAATCTGATTGGAGTAAAAAAAGCCCAAATTTCAAAATTAGAAAGCAGTACAAATAGTGCAACAATTGATACTATAATAAAGGCGTTTAAAGCGTTAAAAGCAGAAATTAGTTTTAACGTAAAGATTGAAAACCAGAATTTGCAGGTTTCGTAAAACTTTGGCGAAGATAGCTATACATTGTAAACCCTACAGTTTTTCATTTGTTAAGATCTTATGGAAATAAAAAGTTCTAATCTAGCCCCGATAGAAGTGGAAATCCTTTTATGTCTCATTTCTTTAACGAGACATAAAAGATTGCAGCGGATAGCGGGACTAAACGTCTTGAAAAACCTAAAATCTTCTGCTTCTTAATAATCAACTGATAATCAATTTGGAAATATTTTGTAAATCCAAATATTTGTAGTAATTTTGCAGACCTTTTGGCAGAGAAGAGTTTCCTTTAGGTATCAACCATTTATGTAAAACAACTTCTGTATTTTCTATCGCATTGAGAAACTCGAGAAAAACAGAATACAAATTTTTTTATCAGCATGTCTGAACAATTAAAATCACAAGAAGAGTTTTTAGCAAATTTTAACTGGCATAACTTCCAAGAAGGAATCGATGCAGTAGATGAAAAAAACTTACAAGAGTTTGAAGAACTAGTATCTAAAACTTTCATCGCTACAGATCAAGAAGAAGTAGTTGAAGGAGTTGTTGTTAGAATTACAGATAGAGACGTTATCGTTGATATCAATGCTAAATCTGAAGGTGTTATTTCTTTAAATGAATTCCGTTACAACCCAAACTTAAAAGTAGGTGACAAAGTAGAAGTATTAATCGACATCCGTGAGGACAAAACAGGTCAATTAGTATTATCTCACAGAAAAGCACGTACTATCAAATCTTGGGATAGAGTTATTGCAGCTAATGAAACTGGAGAAATCGTTAACGGTTTTGTTAAATGTAGAACTAAAGGAGGTATGATCGTTGATGTATTCGGTATCGAAGCGTTCTTACCAGGATCTCAAATTGACGTTAAGCCAATTAGAGACTACGATGTATATGTAAACAAAATGATGGAATTCAAAGTGGTAAAAATCAACCACGAATTCAAAAACGTTGTTGTATCTCATAAAGCGCTTATCGAGGCTGATATTGAAGTACAGAAAAAAGAAATCATCGGTCAATTACAAAAAGGACAAGTATTAGAAGGTGTTGTTAAAAACATTACTTCTTATGGTGTGTTCATTGACTTAGGTGGTGTTGACGGATTAATTCACATTACTGACCTTTCTTGGAGTAGAATCAACCACCCAAGTGAAGTTCTTGAATTAGACCAAAAATTAAACGTTGTAATCCTTGATTTCGATGATGAGAAAACAAGAATTCAATTAGGATTGAAACAATTAAACGCTCACCCATGGGATGCTTTAGATGCTAACTTAACTGTTGGTGACAAAGTTAAAGGTAAAGTAGTTGTAATCGCTGATTACGGTGCATTTATCGAAGTTGCAGAAGGTGTTGAAGGTTTAATCCACGTTTCTGAAATGTCATGGTCAACTCACTTACGTTCTGCTCAGGACTTCGTGAAAGTTGGAGATGTTGTTGAAGCAGTTATCTTAACTCTTGACAGAGATGATCGTAAGATGTCATTAGGTATCAAACAATTAACTCAAGATCCATGGACTGACATTACTTCTAAATACCCAGTAGGTTCTAAACATACAGGTATCGTTAGAAACTTTACAAACTTTGGTATTTTCGTAGAATTAGAAGAAGGAATTGATGGATTAATCTACATTTCTGACTTATCTTGGACTAAGAAAATTAAACACCCATCTGAGTTTGTAAACGTTGGTGAAAAACTTGATGTTGTTGTATTAGAATTAGATGTTGAAGGACGTAAATTATCTTTAGGTCACAAACAAACTACTGCTAATCCTTGGGATCAGTACGAAGATTCTTTCGCTGTAGGAACTATCCACAACGGTGAGATTTCTGAAATCGTTGACAAAGGAGCTACTGTAGAATTCGGAGATGATATCGTTGCTTTCATTCCTACTCGTCACCTTGAAAAAGAAGACGGAAAGAAATTGAAAAAAGGTGATACAGCTGATTTCAAAGTAATTGAATTCAACAAAGAATTCAAAAGAGTAGTTGCTTCTCACACTGCTATCTTCCGTGAAGAAGAAGAGAAAAACGTGAAAGCTGCCGCTGAAACTACTGCATCTGCATCTACAAACGCACCAGCTGCGACTTTAGGTGATAACAATGATGTATTAGCTGCTTTAAAAGCTAAAATGGAAAAAACTGAGAAAAAATAATTCTTAGCTTTTTATAAATAGAAAGTCCCACAGAAATGTGGGACTTTTTTGTTTCTATTTGTTTTTGTTTCAGGTTTAAAGTTTCAAGTTGCTTATTTTTGTCAGTTCGAGCAGAATCAGACCTTTTTGGAAATGATTTCTATTTATTTAGAAGCTAATAATTTAGTTTCTTCTGGAGTAAAATCGTCAACAACAGAATAAGAGTTAATTCCAGCAATCTTCATTTCGTCTAAAATTTCAACTAAATTCCCGTAGTTAGATTTTTTACTTGGTTTGATAACAACTATAAGTCCATTTTTTGGTTTGCCTAACTGAGCAGAATATTGTAATACTTTTTTATTTCTTTCGAATATTTTTTTTCTAATTCCGTTTTGACCATATCCTACTTCTTTTGGTGAATCAATGGGAACAAATAATAATCCTGTATAAGTAATGATTCTGTTATTGCCATCTAAAATTATTGTCATGTTTCGATTCTCATCTGTCAAGTAGCATCCTCGATATAGATCTTCATCAATACAATCTGGTCTTCCAAACTCCATGACCTTTGATTTTGATAATTCTCCAACAACCATAAAAAATATTATCAATAAAAAAGAAACACTAACCATTGCTGTTAAATCAACTCGTGAACTGAGTTTTTTACTTCTGACTTTTTGAGGTAGATTTTTCATACATTCAAATTTTATAGTTTTAATTTAAAGCTAACAGTTTTTCTTCTTCGGGAATGAAATAATCATCAATGTTATATGTTTGAATATTTGCTAATCTCAATTCTTCTAAAATAGCTACTAAATTTCCATAATTGCTTTTACGGGATGGTTTTATAAATACAATTACTCCTCGATTTGGCTTTCCGATAGCGGCCGAATATTCAAGGATTTTTTTGTTGATAGCAGATAACTCCTTTCGAAACCCATTTTTACTATAATTCGTTTTTGTTATTTTTTCTGCAGAAAAATTTAAAATACCACTATATGTTATGATTTTGTCGTTTTCTCCCAATAATACAGTGTAAAAACGATCAGTTTTATAACAACCTGTTATAGGTTCGCCACATCCTCTGTTTAAATCTGGCAAATTCAAATCCATAATTTTTGGCTTGGATAATTCACCAACAACCATAAAAAATATAATCAGCAAAAAAGAAATACTGACCATTACGGTTAAATCAACTCTTGATTTTAATTTTTTACTTCTGACTTTTTGAGGTAGATTTTTCATAGTAAATAGGTTTTGGAATTTAAATTTAATAATAAAAAGAAAGCGAAAATCATCACACTATTAAAAATAATCAAAAATATTTTTTGTCATTAAAGTCTTGTTCTTCAATACAAATTGAGAATTTTTGAATATTCTTTATAATTATTTTCATTTTTATTAAAACCAAAACAAATATATCAGCGTAAATGACTTTATAACTTAAAATATTAATTATGAAAACTAGAAAATTTTTAGCCTCAGTAACTTTAGTCTTAGCATTCGGATTTACATCATTCGCTCAAAAAACTGTAATGGTTGGCGGAGCTGCAATGTATCCAAATAAAAATATTATTGAAAATGCTGTTAACTCAAAAGATCACACAACTTTGGTTGCAGCAGTAAAAGCGGCAGATTTAGTAGAAACTTTAAAAGGAAAAGGACCGTTTACTGTTTTTGCTCCAACTAATGCGGCTTTTGACAAATTGCCAAAGGGAACAGTGGAAACATTACTTAAACCTGAAAACAAAAAAATGCTTCAAAACATTTTGACTTATCATGTTGTTTCTGGAAAGTGGAGCTCTGCTGATATTGCAAAAGCAATAAAAGACGGAAAAGGTAAAGCAGCAATTAAAGCAGTAAATGGTGGTACTCTAACAGCTTGGATGCAAGGAAAAGATTTATATATTACTGACGAAAATGGTAATAAATCTAAAGTAACTATTGCAGATGTTAACCAATCAAATGGTGTTATTCATGTTGTGAACGCGGTATTGTTACCAAAGAAATAATTATCTCCAAAACATAACCTACGATTGAAAAAAGTTCTGCAATTATTGCAGGACTTTTTACTTTTTAGCTGTTAAAGTACTGCCAGCAGAAGCCACAACAACACATACAACAGCTAAAATTTCATAAATGCTTAAATTTTCTTGTAGAAATATAAAAGCACAAATAGAAGCGGCAGCTGGTTCTAAACTCATTAAAATACTAAAAGTACGAGGAGGAAGTTGTCCTAAAGCTTTCATTTCTAAAGTAAAAGGAATTGCACTAGATAAAAGCGCAAGGGCGACACCCATTCCGAAAAGCTTTGGAGTTAGATGTGACAATCCTGTTTCTAGAAGACCGAAAGGTAAAACTAAACTAGCAGCAAATAACATTCCGATTGTTACGGCTTGGCCATCGTTCATTATTTTTGAAATTTTCCCACCTAAAACAATATAAGCGGTCCAAAACGCTCCTGCTAAAAGTGCACATAATATACCAATCGGATCTAATCGACCGTTTGTCCAAGGTGCAATAAGCAAAATTCCTATTGCTGCTAGCAAAACCCAGCAATAATCTACTAATCGTTTTGAACCTGCAATTGCTAATAACAGCGGACCAACAAATTCTAAAGTAACGGCTAAACCAATAGGAATTCTTTCTATAGCGAAATAAAAAATTAAATTCATCGCTCCTAAAGACAATCCATACGGAATTACAATTTTCCATTGTTCTTTAGTTACTTCTTTTAAATTTGGTCTATAAGCTAAAAGTAAAATTAATGCCGAAATACCAATTCGTAATGATGCCGTTCCAGCTGCTCCAATTGTAGGAAATAATGTTTTGGCGATCGCTGCGCCACATTGTACACTAATAATTGCTAATAATACTGCCGGAACAGGAGGAAGGTTAATTTCTTTGTTTTTCATTAAAAACCTAGATTTTTATTTTTAAGATGGTTAATTCTTCAACTTTTTGATCTTGAAAAGTTTTCAGCGTAACATAGTACCACTTTTCATTGTCTAAGTCAATTGTAAAAACATCATTTAGATTATGATTTTTGATTTCAGTTTCAAATTTTTTTACCATTGTACCTTCAGTAAACCAATTTAAATCTCCATCTTTACTTGAATCCATGCTGTATTTATTTGCTAAATCTGCAAATGAAGCGCCTTTTTTATACTGTCCTAAAATTTTTTTGCGAAGCTCGTTTATTGATTTTAGAGACATCTTATTTCCATCTAAAAAGATATAACTCACTCGTAATGCGGTTATATTTTTTAAATCAATAACTTTATAAATATTATTTTCATCAGAAAAAATATCACCTTTTATTTTATTCTGAAATATTCTATAAGGTTCGCTTTATCTATTTTTGGAACTATTGTCCAAACTTCAGCCATAACATTTTCATTGCTTTCAATAAAACTTGTGGCTTCTTCAATAGTATTAATAGCTTTTATTTGGTCTTCAATTTTTTGAGAAAAAGAATTAGAGCAAATCAAGAAAAATACGACAGTTAAAAAATACTGCATATTTTTAGTTAAGTTTTTAATTAAAATCATTTTAATTGTCTAATGCTCTTTTGGTTACATAAGCTCTATATCCAATAATAGCCATTTGCCATTTTTTAGCTTTCGAAATATCCAATCCTTGTTTGGTAAAACTTGGCAATAGTAATTTATTTAATTTAGCAAGAAATTTATACATAGCAGATTTGTTTATTCAAAGATATAAAAAAAAGACCTTGTGTTTTAATCAAAGTCTTTATGTGCAATTAAGGTCTTTTAAAATTTAAGAATCAAATTTTCATCTCCGTCTGTTTGTCTGTTGATGGCGTTTTTCGGAGCTTCCATCCATCCGGTTTTATTAATCACGAATTTAAAAAGATGGGTTTTGTCTTTTTCAAATTGTGATTTTGGAATTGACAATTCGAAAGTGTTTTTGTTTTTTCTAATCATTTGATAATCTTTATCATTTGGATTCCAATTGTCAAATGAGCCCGCAATGGAAACACTTTTTATCAAATCTGAACTTAAAGTTTTATCATGTTCGTAAGTAAAAACTACTTTATCGCCAATTATTTTATAACCGTAAATTCCAGATTGCTTTTTGTTTTCGCTCAATAAATCATTAGAAAGTTTTACAATTGCTTCACCTAAAGCATTTGCTGTGTTTTCGTCACTAATATTTACAATTATAGAAAGTCCTAATTGACATTCGGGATAAATAACCAGCATATTTTGAGTGCCAAATGCACCACCGTGTTTCCAACAATTTTTGCCATTTTCATCAACTTGAATATAATCCCAGAAATAACCGTTCCAAGTTGTCGAACTGTTTAAGAGATTTCGCTGTGATTCTTGAACTATTTTGTTCTTTGTATTTAATTCATAAGCAATAAATTTGGTAAGATCACTTAAAGTAGATTTTAAACGACCAGCTGCGCCCCAAAGATTATCAGAAATGCTTGGCATTAAAATTCCTTTTAAATTATAACCATTTGCAACTACAACATTTGAACTTAAATTTATTCCTGTCGAAGTCATGCCAAGTTTAGAAAAAATATTTTCTTTTAATAGCGTTTCGTAACTTTTCTGATAGACATTTTCTAGAATATGAGCAGTCAAATTTAGACTTCCATTGCTATACTTAAATTTTGTGCCAGGCAAAGTATCTAACTTAATTGTTTTGAGATCTTCGAAGAAATTTTCTTGAGTATAAGATTCGTCGATTTTCTTAAAGGCAAGATAACTGCTGTCGTTACGATTTTTTCTTAATTCGCTTGTATCAGGGAGATCTTTATCAAAACCAGTTCTAAAAGATACTAAATCTTTAATCGTAATTGGAGTTCCATTATATTCTAAATTTGGATAATTGCCATTTAGATATTTTCTGATGTCTTCATCAGGATTTAGTTTTCCTTCTAAAACCGCTTGAGCTGCCAGTAATCCCGTAAATAATTTAGTTATCGAAGCTACTTCAAATACCGTATTATTATTGGCAATGTTTTCTTTTCCTTTATCAATTTCGCCATAATGTCTTGTATATGTTTTTC from Flavobacterium sp. YJ01 carries:
- a CDS encoding type II toxin-antitoxin system RelE/ParE family toxin, with protein sequence MKYFETKFLEEAREFILKLDIKISEKILYNIDLAEKKQDPRLFKKLNDNIWEFRIRYARIQIRLLAFWDKTNNKKTLVIATHGFIKKVDKVAGSEIEKANRIRMKYFENKID
- a CDS encoding helix-turn-helix transcriptional regulator — encoded protein: MAKKEIKMYSLSEMKDEVIGKIGTPERDKYEYELNMELLGRMIKTARKERNLTQEQLGNLIGVKKAQISKLESSTNSATIDTIIKAFKALKAEISFNVKIENQNLQVS
- the rpsA gene encoding 30S ribosomal protein S1, with the protein product MSEQLKSQEEFLANFNWHNFQEGIDAVDEKNLQEFEELVSKTFIATDQEEVVEGVVVRITDRDVIVDINAKSEGVISLNEFRYNPNLKVGDKVEVLIDIREDKTGQLVLSHRKARTIKSWDRVIAANETGEIVNGFVKCRTKGGMIVDVFGIEAFLPGSQIDVKPIRDYDVYVNKMMEFKVVKINHEFKNVVVSHKALIEADIEVQKKEIIGQLQKGQVLEGVVKNITSYGVFIDLGGVDGLIHITDLSWSRINHPSEVLELDQKLNVVILDFDDEKTRIQLGLKQLNAHPWDALDANLTVGDKVKGKVVVIADYGAFIEVAEGVEGLIHVSEMSWSTHLRSAQDFVKVGDVVEAVILTLDRDDRKMSLGIKQLTQDPWTDITSKYPVGSKHTGIVRNFTNFGIFVELEEGIDGLIYISDLSWTKKIKHPSEFVNVGEKLDVVVLELDVEGRKLSLGHKQTTANPWDQYEDSFAVGTIHNGEISEIVDKGATVEFGDDIVAFIPTRHLEKEDGKKLKKGDTADFKVIEFNKEFKRVVASHTAIFREEEEKNVKAAAETTASASTNAPAATLGDNNDVLAALKAKMEKTEKK
- a CDS encoding biopolymer transporter ExbD; translated protein: MKNLPQKVRSKKLSSRVDLTAMVSVSFLLIIFFMVVGELSKSKVMEFGRPDCIDEDLYRGCYLTDENRNMTIILDGNNRIITYTGLLFVPIDSPKEVGYGQNGIRKKIFERNKKVLQYSAQLGKPKNGLIVVIKPSKKSNYGNLVEILDEMKIAGINSYSVVDDFTPEETKLLASK
- a CDS encoding biopolymer transporter ExbD is translated as MKNLPQKVRSKKLKSRVDLTVMVSISFLLIIFFMVVGELSKPKIMDLNLPDLNRGCGEPITGCYKTDRFYTVLLGENDKIITYSGILNFSAEKITKTNYSKNGFRKELSAINKKILEYSAAIGKPNRGVIVFIKPSRKSNYGNLVAILEELRLANIQTYNIDDYFIPEEEKLLALN
- a CDS encoding fasciclin domain-containing protein yields the protein MKTRKFLASVTLVLAFGFTSFAQKTVMVGGAAMYPNKNIIENAVNSKDHTTLVAAVKAADLVETLKGKGPFTVFAPTNAAFDKLPKGTVETLLKPENKKMLQNILTYHVVSGKWSSADIAKAIKDGKGKAAIKAVNGGTLTAWMQGKDLYITDENGNKSKVTIADVNQSNGVIHVVNAVLLPKK
- a CDS encoding DMT family transporter produces the protein MKNKEINLPPVPAVLLAIISVQCGAAIAKTLFPTIGAAGTASLRIGISALILLLAYRPNLKEVTKEQWKIVIPYGLSLGAMNLIFYFAIERIPIGLAVTLEFVGPLLLAIAGSKRLVDYCWVLLAAIGILLIAPWTNGRLDPIGILCALLAGAFWTAYIVLGGKISKIMNDGQAVTIGMLFAASLVLPFGLLETGLSHLTPKLFGMGVALALLSSAIPFTLEMKALGQLPPRTFSILMSLEPAAASICAFIFLQENLSIYEILAVVCVVVASAGSTLTAKK
- a CDS encoding peptidylprolyl isomerase; translated protein: MSYIFLDGNKMSLKSINELRKKILGQYKKGASFADLANKYSMDSSKDGDLNWFTEGTMVKKFETEIKNHNLNDVFTIDLDNEKWYYVTLKTFQDQKVEELTILKIKI
- a CDS encoding SsrA-binding protein; translation: MYKFLAKLNKLLLPSFTKQGLDISKAKKWQMAIIGYRAYVTKRALDN